Proteins found in one bacterium genomic segment:
- a CDS encoding DUF3467 domain-containing protein, whose amino-acid sequence MPNGGPIPGKLQIEIPENVSEGTYSNLVIIAHSPSEFVLDFVRAVPGVPKAKVQARIIMTPINVKNLMKALEDNIKKYESKFGEIKVAGEKSDKTIGFSIE is encoded by the coding sequence AACGGTGGACCAATTCCCGGTAAACTTCAGATCGAGATTCCAGAGAATGTGTCCGAGGGAACATACTCTAATCTGGTGATAATAGCCCATTCACCGTCCGAGTTTGTGCTTGACTTTGTAAGGGCTGTGCCCGGTGTCCCCAAAGCGAAGGTTCAGGCAAGAATAATAATGACCCCAATTAATGTGAAGAACCTTATGAAAGCTCTCGAGGACAACATCAAAAAGTACGAGTCCAAATTTGGGGAGATAAAGGTAGCGGGCGAAAAAAGCGACAAAACCATCGGCTTCTCCATTGAATAA
- a CDS encoding arsenic efflux protein, with translation MSLWQWVKPVLIQTAIISVIVFCLFVLVEVLVIRFGQIIERAFVKRRWVQYLVSSLAGSVPGCTGTFFIDAMYMAGIASFGAIVAVMVSTCGDEAFVLLSQLAVSNSINIKTLSMLFGSLFVLGIFAGWLADTVAKAINLRVCEKCLIEKHPEIDTTHIRLIPIGHFVKEHIWGHIIKKHMVSIVFWIFISLLFVKFIGQFIYIEQIITHNKYMLLLVAAVVGILPVSGPNILFVTLFAQGILPFSIMLTNSIVQDGHGLLPILGFSVGDALKIKVFNLAFGLIVGFILMAFGI, from the coding sequence ATGTCTTTGTGGCAATGGGTTAAACCAGTATTAATTCAGACCGCCATTATATCAGTAATAGTATTTTGCCTCTTCGTTCTCGTAGAGGTTCTCGTAATACGGTTCGGTCAGATTATTGAGAGAGCTTTCGTAAAAAGACGATGGGTACAGTATCTTGTTAGCTCACTGGCAGGTTCGGTGCCGGGCTGCACCGGGACATTCTTCATAGATGCCATGTACATGGCTGGTATAGCAAGCTTTGGTGCTATAGTGGCTGTCATGGTTTCAACATGCGGTGATGAGGCATTCGTGCTTCTAAGTCAGCTCGCAGTGTCAAACAGTATCAACATAAAAACGCTCTCTATGCTTTTTGGTTCCCTTTTTGTTCTGGGAATATTCGCCGGATGGCTCGCCGATACAGTGGCTAAAGCGATAAATCTTAGGGTTTGCGAAAAATGCTTGATAGAAAAGCACCCGGAAATAGACACAACTCACATAAGGCTTATACCGATTGGTCATTTCGTAAAAGAGCACATATGGGGTCATATAATAAAAAAGCACATGGTAAGTATCGTGTTCTGGATTTTCATCAGCCTGCTATTCGTCAAGTTCATAGGGCAATTCATATACATAGAACAAATAATAACGCATAACAAGTATATGCTTTTACTTGTGGCGGCAGTGGTAGGGATATTGCCGGTATCGGGACCAAACATTCTTTTCGTAACCTTGTTCGCGCAGGGGATATTACCGTTCTCAATAATGCTTACCAACTCGATAGTTCAGGATGGTCACGGACTACTGCCCATACTCGGCTTTTCCGTGGGAGATGCGCTCAAAATTAAAGTATTCAACCTCGCATTCGGACTTATTGTAGGCTTTATTCTTATGGCATTTGGCATTTGA
- the folP gene encoding dihydropteroate synthase — protein sequence MSLEISGTLLKKALSGLSSVKFMGVVNVTPDSFSDGGEYFNPEKAVKHAIGLLSQGANIVDIGGESTRPGAEPVPLEEELARTIPVIEKIRSQIPDAVISIDTYKSDVARKAVEAGANWINDISGGTFSPDMFELAASYNVKIVISHIKGTPRDMQKNPYYDDVLDEVYRWLSSRAEEALRAGVPEENIIIDPGIGFGKRFEDNLALLWGIPKLRELGFPVLIGTSRKSFIGHYTDEKDPSKRDPGSFVTFVFAAMLGADILRVHDVSGAIQAVRIAKALIESGEKYIF from the coding sequence ATGAGCCTCGAAATTTCGGGCACGCTACTTAAGAAAGCGCTCTCGGGATTATCAAGCGTGAAATTCATGGGAGTAGTCAATGTCACCCCGGACTCATTCTCAGATGGCGGCGAGTATTTCAACCCTGAGAAAGCAGTTAAGCATGCCATAGGTCTTCTCTCTCAAGGTGCCAATATAGTTGACATCGGCGGAGAGTCCACGCGCCCGGGAGCAGAACCTGTCCCACTTGAGGAGGAACTCGCGAGAACGATACCTGTAATAGAAAAAATCCGTTCTCAGATCCCCGATGCAGTCATATCCATAGATACTTATAAATCGGATGTTGCGCGAAAAGCTGTCGAAGCCGGCGCGAATTGGATTAATGACATTTCCGGCGGAACATTTTCTCCAGACATGTTCGAACTCGCGGCATCTTATAATGTTAAGATAGTGATATCCCACATCAAGGGCACACCGCGCGACATGCAGAAAAACCCTTACTACGACGATGTTCTGGATGAGGTTTACCGCTGGCTTTCAAGCCGCGCCGAGGAAGCATTGCGTGCAGGAGTTCCTGAGGAAAACATAATAATTGACCCCGGAATTGGATTTGGAAAACGATTTGAGGACAATCTCGCTCTATTGTGGGGCATACCAAAACTAAGAGAACTTGGATTTCCCGTACTTATTGGAACATCGAGGAAGTCTTTTATAGGGCACTATACCGACGAAAAAGACCCATCAAAGAGAGACCCCGGCTCATTTGTTACCTTCGTGTTCGCAGCGATGCTCGGAGCCGATATATTGCGGGTCCACGATGTTTCAGGCGCGATACAAGCTGTTAGGATAGCTAAAGCTCTTATTGAAAGCGGAGAAAAGTATATTTTCTGA
- the hslU gene encoding ATP-dependent protease ATPase subunit HslU codes for MQLTPRQIVSELDKYVIGQDNAKRAVAIALRNRWRRMRVKGDIREEIKPNNILMVGPTGVGKTEISRRLAKLAGAPFVKVEASKFTEVGYVGRDVDSMIRELVQVAVDMVKSEQAAKVEAKARQNVKERILDALLPRPSTATNLESYSRTRRKLEEQLEAGLLDDKEIEVKVSVPPFQSIEVISQAGLEEIGINFQDMLSDIMGRKKKTRRMTIAEAKNQLLQEEIEKLLDMDKVVSIAKIRAQEAGIVFIDEIDKIVGSRGGVGPDVSREGVQRDLLPLVEGTTVVTKYGVVRTDHILFIAAGAFTNSSPSDLIPELQGRLPIRVELSPLSADDFKRILSEPENSLIKQYQAILATEGIELTFTDGAIEEIAKIAYEINQRTEDIGARRLHTSMSLLLEDILFDAPDIAPAKIKITKAMVRKKLGHIVGDEDLMKFIL; via the coding sequence ATGCAGTTAACACCACGCCAGATAGTCTCGGAACTCGACAAATATGTTATAGGTCAGGACAATGCCAAGCGCGCAGTAGCAATAGCTCTTAGAAACCGCTGGCGCAGAATGCGGGTTAAGGGGGACATTCGCGAGGAGATAAAGCCAAATAACATTCTCATGGTCGGTCCTACAGGGGTCGGGAAAACGGAGATTTCGCGCAGGCTCGCTAAACTCGCTGGTGCACCGTTCGTTAAAGTAGAGGCATCCAAGTTCACCGAGGTAGGTTATGTTGGAAGGGATGTGGACAGTATGATAAGGGAACTTGTTCAGGTAGCCGTTGACATGGTTAAAAGTGAGCAGGCAGCTAAAGTCGAAGCTAAGGCTCGGCAAAATGTTAAAGAAAGAATTCTCGATGCACTTTTGCCAAGACCATCCACCGCGACCAATCTCGAGAGCTACAGCAGAACGAGAAGAAAACTCGAAGAACAACTTGAAGCCGGTTTGCTCGACGACAAAGAGATAGAAGTAAAAGTTAGCGTACCTCCCTTCCAAAGTATCGAAGTTATATCGCAGGCGGGGCTTGAGGAAATAGGCATAAACTTCCAGGACATGCTTAGTGACATAATGGGCAGGAAGAAAAAGACGCGACGGATGACCATTGCTGAAGCAAAAAATCAGCTTCTTCAGGAGGAGATAGAAAAGCTTCTCGATATGGATAAAGTGGTAAGCATAGCCAAAATTCGCGCCCAAGAAGCAGGGATTGTTTTCATAGACGAGATAGACAAAATAGTTGGTTCCAGAGGTGGCGTGGGACCTGATGTTTCCCGAGAGGGCGTTCAGCGCGATTTGCTCCCGCTGGTTGAGGGCACCACGGTAGTAACCAAATACGGCGTTGTAAGGACAGACCATATACTTTTCATAGCTGCGGGTGCATTCACCAACTCAAGCCCATCGGATCTTATCCCAGAGCTTCAAGGAAGGCTGCCCATAAGAGTAGAGCTTTCACCGCTTAGTGCAGATGATTTTAAAAGAATCCTCTCCGAACCAGAGAACTCTTTGATAAAACAATATCAAGCTATACTCGCTACCGAGGGCATAGAGCTCACATTTACTGATGGCGCGATAGAGGAGATAGCCAAAATAGCCTACGAAATAAACCAGCGAACCGAGGACATAGGTGCCCGAAGACTTCACACATCTATGAGCTTACTTCTTGAGGACATATTGTTCGATGCGCCCGATATCGCCCCCGCGAAAATTAAAATAACCAAAGCCATGGTCAGAAAAAAGCTGGGTCACATAGTTGGGGACGAGGATTTGATGAAATTCATATTGTAA
- a CDS encoding DUF5362 domain-containing protein, which yields MELQDQVWEQLVVSATKSKGWMKFLGIIMIISGALTAISIVGILWAWIYIWLGILLLQAGNKATELLASKSPENLVEYQSKLSSFFQITGILTIVALGLAVIALIIASIMGFSMFNMPQMWQTY from the coding sequence ATGGAACTTCAAGATCAAGTTTGGGAGCAACTTGTGGTTTCTGCGACCAAGTCCAAAGGCTGGATGAAATTTTTAGGAATCATCATGATAATTTCCGGTGCGTTAACTGCTATATCTATAGTAGGAATCCTTTGGGCGTGGATTTACATCTGGCTCGGCATACTTCTTCTTCAGGCTGGCAACAAGGCGACCGAACTTCTGGCAAGCAAATCTCCTGAGAATCTGGTGGAATATCAAAGCAAGCTATCGTCATTTTTCCAGATAACGGGGATTCTTACCATAGTAGCCCTTGGACTCGCCGTTATAGCACTTATAATCGCGAGTATAATGGGATTCTCAATGTTTAACATGCCTCAGATGTGGCAGACTTACTAA
- the holA gene encoding DNA polymerase III subunit delta — MTPREFIQFYKQVMSQSPPIRFLFAGECQYMKEVLLRGFKRSVAGFEDFNLETFWMDDKPDIFAIINSLVTFPVMGDRRIVILRAFEPSRANEQRFISKLASMDFPKTTVLLAESKNPPDRRTKTGKNIAKLFQIFDFPMPNQREMLEWVYFFVMRNKKKITPKAANNLVEKAGVSLLDIRSEIEKLVSYVESERIDVGDVEDVVSHSRSAHIFQFSNAFIELDFRKATKLATELMSFGETYAVILSWIRRGLGDMIWAKVSPGKLGEKLGRRAFLAERLVRSARRIDIEHLFSALKILHEADMLVKSGSADEKTAIVWALGTIEKVLSTR; from the coding sequence ATGACACCCAGGGAATTTATACAATTTTACAAGCAGGTTATGTCACAGTCTCCGCCCATAAGATTCCTTTTTGCAGGCGAGTGTCAGTACATGAAAGAGGTGCTTTTGCGAGGTTTTAAGCGTTCTGTTGCAGGCTTTGAGGACTTTAACCTCGAGACATTCTGGATGGACGATAAACCCGATATTTTCGCGATAATAAATTCGTTGGTTACATTTCCTGTTATGGGGGACAGGAGAATTGTTATACTCCGTGCATTCGAACCTTCCCGTGCCAACGAACAGAGATTCATCTCAAAACTCGCCAGCATGGACTTTCCAAAAACGACTGTGTTACTTGCTGAGTCGAAAAACCCGCCCGACAGAAGAACGAAAACCGGGAAAAACATCGCAAAACTTTTTCAGATATTTGACTTTCCGATGCCGAATCAGCGGGAGATGCTTGAATGGGTGTACTTCTTTGTGATGCGAAACAAGAAAAAGATTACTCCAAAAGCAGCGAATAATCTTGTCGAGAAAGCTGGCGTCTCGCTTCTTGACATTCGCTCCGAGATAGAAAAACTGGTGTCCTATGTTGAGAGCGAGCGAATAGATGTTGGTGATGTCGAGGATGTCGTGAGCCACAGCAGGTCAGCCCATATCTTTCAGTTTTCTAATGCGTTCATCGAGCTCGATTTTAGAAAAGCAACAAAACTTGCCACCGAATTGATGTCCTTCGGTGAAACATATGCGGTAATTCTTTCTTGGATTCGCAGGGGTTTGGGCGACATGATCTGGGCGAAAGTTTCACCGGGTAAACTTGGCGAAAAACTTGGTAGAAGAGCCTTTCTTGCCGAAAGACTTGTCCGTTCAGCGCGAAGGATAGACATTGAACACCTCTTCTCTGCTTTGAAGATTCTTCACGAAGCCGACATGTTAGTGAAATCGGGCAGCGCGGACGAGAAAACTGCAATAGTATGGGCTTTGGGCACCATAGAAAAAGTGCTTTCCACGCGTTAA
- a CDS encoding FAD-dependent thymidylate synthase: protein MIVKLINYTPKPIETAFTAARTCYSSEGPASIWSRAKGDSEPAITRDRMHSLLDRVIASGHMSVLEHINFTFSIEGCSRACSHQLVRHRIASYSQQSQRYVKLKERNFVIPPTIRGNDEARAIFEKFLDTAKLTYEKLVELGIPKEDARFVLPNATMTNLVMTMNFRELYTVCQVRLCTRAQWEIRELFVKVKAEIKKVPELSGLADYLQPKCIILGYCPEEKSCGLMPSKSEVIGEGK, encoded by the coding sequence ATGATAGTCAAACTTATAAATTACACTCCCAAGCCTATTGAGACAGCTTTTACGGCTGCGCGGACCTGTTATTCGTCCGAGGGACCAGCTTCGATATGGAGCAGAGCTAAAGGCGATTCAGAACCAGCTATCACCCGCGACAGGATGCACTCACTTCTGGATAGAGTCATTGCATCAGGTCACATGTCAGTTCTGGAGCATATAAACTTTACATTTTCCATCGAGGGTTGCTCGCGAGCATGCTCACACCAGCTCGTAAGGCACAGAATAGCGAGTTATTCACAACAATCGCAGCGGTATGTCAAACTTAAGGAGAGAAATTTTGTTATCCCGCCGACCATAAGAGGAAACGATGAGGCGAGGGCAATATTCGAGAAGTTCCTTGATACCGCGAAGCTTACCTATGAAAAACTCGTCGAACTTGGGATACCAAAGGAGGATGCGAGATTCGTTCTGCCCAATGCGACGATGACGAATCTCGTTATGACGATGAATTTCAGAGAACTTTATACTGTTTGCCAGGTCAGACTATGCACCAGAGCTCAATGGGAGATACGGGAACTTTTCGTTAAGGTTAAGGCTGAGATAAAAAAAGTCCCCGAGCTTTCAGGACTTGCGGACTACCTTCAGCCCAAATGCATTATTCTTGGCTACTGTCCCGAGGAGAAGAGTTGTGGATTGATGCCATCAAAAAGCGAGGTTATCGGTGAGGGGAAATGA